In one Nicotiana sylvestris chromosome 8, ASM39365v2, whole genome shotgun sequence genomic region, the following are encoded:
- the LOC138875509 gene encoding uncharacterized protein, with amino-acid sequence MSTGNLAKWQILLSEFDIIYVTQKAVKRQALADHLVENSVGGECEPLTKYFPDEEVSFVGEDITEAYDGWRIFFDGAANFKGVGIGAVLVSETGQHYNVSTKLMFPCTNIMAEYEACIMGLYLAIDMNIQELLELMKIFTKIEFKHLARIQNEFVDALATLSSMIQHPDKNFIDPIMVRIHNQPDYCNHAEEETGEKPWLHDIKEYLAMEEYSEQENHTQKRTLQRHKFILVAIDYFTKWVKAASYEALTKKVVTDFVKDCIICRFGVPESIITDNAANINSDQIIGVVETANKNIKKTLRKMVENHK; translated from the exons atgtCGACCGGGAatttagccaagtggcagatactgttaagtgaattcgatatcatctatgtaactcagaaggcggtcaagagacaagcattggcagaccatcttgttGAAAATTCTGTTGGAGGGGAATGCGAACCCTTGACaaaatattttcctgatgaagaagtatcatttgtaggagaagatatTACTGAAgcttacgacggttggaggatattctttgatggagctgcaaacttcaaaggagtgggcattggagcggttttggtatcagaaacaggaCAACACTACAATGTATCTACGAAGCTTATGTTTCCATGCACCAACATTATGGcggaatatgaggcttgcatcatggggctttatctggccatcgatatgaatatacaagaactgctg GAGTTAATGAAAatattcacaaagatagaattcaaacatctggccagaattcaaaatgagttcgtAGACGcactggccactttgtcatcaatgatacaacatccagataagaatttcatcgatcccatcaTGGTGAGGATTCACAATCAACCGGATTACTGTAATCATGCTGAAGAAGAAACGGGCGAAAAACCTTGGTTAcacgacatcaaagaatatttggcgaTGGAAGAATATTCGGAACAGGaaaaccatactcagaaacgcacactgcagag GCAcaagttcattttagtggccatagactacttcacaaaatgggtaaagGCTGCATCCTACGAAGCcttaaccaagaaagtcgtcacgGACTTTGTCAAGGATTGTATCATTTGCCGATTTGGAGTTCCCGAGTCtatcatcactgataatgccgccaatatcAATAGTGACCAAATAATTGGAGTTGTGGAAACTgctaacaagaacatcaagaagacactaaggaagatggtagaaaaccacaaataa